The Streptomyces sp. NBC_01775 genome includes a region encoding these proteins:
- a CDS encoding YwqG family protein gives MISLPLLRGLAHERLPSDLAATFCSLLEPRGRILSPARPGDAHVGVLGGEPHLPGTVDWPVWEGHGPLSFVASLDCGPLSAGGGALPLPAAGTLLFFYFDGQVDDHEAWVHPSVPESRPGTRVLHIPAGSTVRPRPTPSPLKPYRAVLLRADSAVDMPELEDPDIHEPLGLEYETVSADPVYAGFQEAMWDLRRARHQVGGDPLGIQGEVEYEVADFSEDWDTTSFDPDNPHLDDVLSEVSRWQLLFQVAGDEDAGMMWGDAGALYWLITAEDLAAHRFDRARFTWQCH, from the coding sequence GTGATCAGCCTCCCCCTCCTCCGCGGCCTGGCCCACGAACGCCTCCCCTCCGATCTCGCGGCGACCTTCTGTTCCCTGCTGGAGCCCCGGGGGCGGATCCTCTCGCCCGCCCGGCCCGGGGACGCCCACGTCGGTGTCCTGGGCGGGGAGCCGCATCTCCCCGGGACGGTGGACTGGCCGGTGTGGGAGGGCCACGGTCCACTGTCCTTCGTCGCCTCGCTCGACTGCGGTCCGCTGTCGGCCGGCGGGGGCGCGCTGCCCCTGCCCGCGGCCGGCACCCTGCTGTTCTTCTACTTCGACGGGCAGGTCGACGACCACGAGGCGTGGGTCCATCCCTCGGTGCCCGAATCCCGTCCCGGCACCCGTGTCCTGCACATTCCCGCCGGGTCCACGGTCCGTCCGCGCCCGACGCCGAGCCCCCTGAAGCCGTACCGGGCGGTGCTTCTGCGCGCCGACAGCGCCGTGGACATGCCGGAGCTGGAGGACCCCGACATCCACGAACCGCTCGGCCTGGAATACGAGACCGTCTCCGCCGACCCGGTGTACGCCGGCTTCCAGGAGGCCATGTGGGACCTGCGCCGTGCCCGCCATCAGGTGGGCGGTGATCCCCTCGGCATCCAGGGCGAGGTCGAATACGAGGTCGCCGACTTCTCCGAGGACTGGGACACGACGTCGTTCGACCCCGACAACCCCCACCTGGACGACGTTCTCAGCGAAGTGTCGCGGTGGCAGCTCCTCTTCCAGGTCGCCGGCGACGAGGACGCCGGCATGATGTGGGGCGACGCGGGTGCCCTCTACTGGCTGATCACCGCCGAGGACCTCGCCGCCCACCGCTTCGACCGGGCGCGCTTCACCTGGCAGTGCCACTGA